Proteins from a genomic interval of Paenibacillus sp. FSL R5-0623:
- a CDS encoding NADPH-dependent FMN reductase: MMNYLAIAGTNSDVSTNRTLLQFMQKHFASEAQIDLYEIKDLPAFIEKDEIEDAEVDIPVKVQDLLDQISKAKGVIIATPEYDHAIPAVLKSALEWISYTTQTLKDKPVLIVGASHGALGSSRAQAHLRQILDSPELGARMMPSSEFLLGKSQRAFDSSGNLIEAQKVAELDEIFNEFVLFTEITTELLSKRTLKKKTKKFSWQE, encoded by the coding sequence ATGATGAATTATTTAGCTATCGCAGGCACGAATTCGGATGTGTCTACAAACCGGACGTTACTTCAATTTATGCAAAAGCATTTTGCTAGTGAAGCCCAGATTGATTTATATGAAATTAAGGATTTGCCTGCTTTTATTGAAAAAGATGAAATAGAGGATGCTGAAGTTGATATTCCTGTGAAGGTACAAGACTTATTAGATCAAATCTCTAAAGCGAAAGGTGTCATTATCGCTACTCCCGAGTATGATCATGCGATCCCTGCCGTGTTGAAAAGTGCGCTGGAATGGATCAGTTATACCACTCAAACCTTGAAAGACAAACCTGTTCTGATTGTGGGTGCTTCACATGGTGCACTCGGTTCTTCCAGGGCACAAGCGCATCTTAGACAAATCCTGGATTCGCCTGAGCTTGGTGCGAGAATGATGCCTAGCAGCGAGTTTCTTTTGGGAAAATCACAGCGTGCATTTGATAGCAGTGGTAATCTCATTGAAGCTCAAAAAGTGGCCGAGCTTGACGAAATTTTCAATGAGTTTGTTTTGTTTACGGAGATCACTACGGAACTGTTATCAAAAAGGACGTTGAAGAAAAAAACGAAAAAATTTTCCTGGCAAGAGTAG
- a CDS encoding FAD:protein FMN transferase, protein MKPFTRTIPLMGTNISLYIEGTDAEELAEEAVNMLVHYEQVFSANSEHSQLAMLKKEAASHPLRVDKELYDLIKIGKEHSLNKDSFLNIAIGPLIKLWRIGFREAHVPEGTEIKAVLELLNPEHIQLDDEQHTVHLFKKGMEIDLGAIAKGYFADQVMSFFKKNGAASAMVDMGGNVLVHGDSPTGSSHWKVGIQNPFLPRGNAAALVSIREQSVVTSGIYERVLEKEGGQYHHIFNSRTGYPIESNIASLTIIADRSLDCDIYTTELFGLDAVSIIHKVNKMKDIEAAVITTDGNLAYTDNLRGKIEPVLR, encoded by the coding sequence ATGAAACCTTTTACAAGAACGATACCGCTTATGGGAACTAACATATCCCTCTATATCGAGGGTACAGATGCTGAAGAGCTTGCCGAGGAAGCCGTGAATATGCTTGTCCATTATGAACAAGTGTTTAGTGCCAACAGTGAGCACTCGCAGCTTGCCATGCTAAAAAAAGAAGCCGCATCACATCCGCTTAGAGTAGACAAGGAGCTGTATGATCTTATTAAGATAGGCAAAGAACACAGCCTGAATAAAGATTCATTTTTAAATATTGCAATAGGGCCTTTGATCAAATTGTGGAGAATTGGTTTTCGCGAGGCACATGTGCCGGAGGGTACCGAGATTAAAGCAGTGCTGGAGCTCTTGAATCCGGAGCATATACAGCTTGACGATGAGCAGCATACGGTTCATTTATTCAAAAAAGGCATGGAGATCGACCTTGGAGCGATTGCTAAAGGTTATTTTGCTGATCAAGTTATGTCATTCTTCAAGAAAAACGGAGCTGCATCAGCTATGGTCGATATGGGCGGCAATGTTCTGGTTCATGGCGATTCTCCCACCGGGTCCAGTCATTGGAAAGTTGGAATCCAAAATCCCTTTTTACCTAGAGGAAATGCAGCAGCACTCGTTAGTATACGCGAGCAATCCGTTGTTACATCAGGAATATACGAGAGAGTTTTAGAGAAGGAAGGGGGTCAGTACCATCATATATTTAACAGCAGAACAGGCTATCCAATCGAAAGTAATATCGCTTCTTTAACGATTATTGCGGATCGATCGCTCGACTGTGATATATATACTACAGAATTATTTGGATTAGATGCGGTCTCCATCATTCATAAAGTTAATAAAATGAAGGATATCGAGGCTGCCGTAATTACTACGGATGGAAATCTGGCCTATACCGATAATCTTAGGGGCAAAATTGAGCCCGTATTAAGGTAA
- a CDS encoding LysR family transcriptional regulator, whose product MSKLASQDILCYIDSLLKYSNYSRAAQSLYISQPYLTKVIKKIEIELGCELITRNKLPYRLTEQGKIYYQYLTSLEHSYAKLMREISYVSDMGNKVLRIGILPSLGAYLTPLFLPAFLELHPAYKINLVEDLPEKNEKRLQNNELDFWIGQNSSSISPNLNSFNWGRHSYQAIIPRCCELYQENVAVIPEGTIEISTILNQKLILTSKGSAIRKQIDQLLSVYKVQPNIVMESKEIYTVLKLAKHNLGLTFVPESIHIKSALRNTISIQSL is encoded by the coding sequence ATGTCTAAGTTAGCATCTCAAGATATCTTGTGTTACATTGACAGCCTATTGAAATACAGTAACTATAGCAGGGCCGCACAATCCCTTTACATATCTCAGCCCTACCTCACAAAGGTTATCAAGAAAATCGAAATTGAGTTGGGCTGTGAGCTAATCACTCGCAACAAACTTCCGTACCGATTAACCGAGCAGGGGAAAATATATTATCAATACTTAACGTCACTTGAACATAGCTACGCCAAGCTTATGAGGGAAATCTCATATGTATCGGATATGGGCAATAAAGTGTTACGGATCGGCATTCTTCCGAGCCTCGGTGCGTACTTAACGCCCCTTTTTTTACCAGCTTTTCTGGAACTTCATCCTGCTTATAAAATTAATCTTGTCGAGGATTTACCTGAAAAAAATGAGAAACGTCTCCAAAATAATGAGCTGGACTTCTGGATCGGACAAAATTCAAGCAGTATCTCCCCTAACTTGAACTCATTTAACTGGGGCAGGCACAGTTACCAGGCCATCATTCCGCGTTGCTGCGAATTATATCAAGAGAATGTTGCAGTCATCCCGGAGGGCACGATTGAGATCAGCACCATTTTGAATCAAAAGCTTATTCTAACGTCCAAGGGTTCGGCAATCCGAAAACAGATTGATCAATTGCTCAGTGTCTACAAGGTACAGCCTAATATCGTTATGGAGAGCAAAGAAATTTACACGGTACTGAAGCTGGCAAAGCATAATTTAGGTCTAACCTTTGTGCCTGAAAGTATCCATATCAAGAGTGCCCTTCGGAATACAATATCTATCCAATCCCTGTAG
- a CDS encoding immunoglobulin-like domain-containing protein produces the protein MSFVLPFNNQASADPVTPTMLAHYPLLEDVQDTSGNGKHGTAIGNITYADGLTLPGGTDSTTNYVQLPTGLFDHQENTTISVWIKNNTGSGNYSALFYGTPAAENKLPTNYWMFNPSNPSGDFKSVFTDRNNIDQPWTTEVGVSGTSTSQYEGQWVHYTTVITERSITGYINGVSIGTAAKEKTTASFGTDLQAYIGRSNYSGDATFAGSFQDLRIYGEALNNEDIAVVYEQSFNEKQVQQGKIELTLGDVSAVTESLELPTEDKNGAMISWTSSDESAISPTGEVFLREMKQQVTLTATISLGESQVTKEFMVTLLPKDDSIEQIAVKSVLLNEPTFILSVGDSETLVATISPSNATNKRVVWTSSDSSVAIVNSTGKVTAVSGGTATITVQTEDGEFTATSAVTVKGKSLKDDLILHYNMKTTEEVDGQLVLKDVANKAVTFDGIFRNPNNGQFISNSEVGFISFNGGSSTSNSGHVEIPKGSNGLDLLHGLNEITVSSIVNWTNDGTNRWIFGLGTVLTPETNKYFFVTPRHGSGSGNMIATGISKNGWPNEALVTGSANSNLIGGQWKNVTVSLSEASNRITLFVDGVKVASGNTKGLKLSEIINPDATFSGFIGKSIFANDPYLQGSMADFRVYDRALTEQEMSELYQQEAATHISQIRQLTVDDAANQLDIGDYLDEADQSADKITRNVNLPTSGKNGVNITWSSSHPTVISNHGTVQRPAVQAGDVQVELTATLTYQGVSTTAVFPVTILKQFDDQQKVDLDAEQLEIYNADNVKGNLRLVTTGEQGSTITWTSSRPAVVKGTAEAAGNATQLGWVSRQAADIPVTLIATITNGAASKELTFNVTIKQAIAPVQLDAYFFAYFTGEYEGGEEISFATAEDPLFWKALNNGKSILQSDMGEKGLRDPFVIRSPEGDKFYMLATDLKMGESTNFDQAQITGSHYMMIWESEDLVHWSEQRMIEVAPKTGGNTWAPEAIYDPVTGEYIVFWASSMKNTETYGDYNGRPAGQYNVMYYATTRDFYNFSEPKVMIDESLPTIDTTFIEHNDMLYRFTKSEVNTKVYVEKAPTFYYDKDNIAANGLQYDAVPGTRDNKLGLIGNNGNNEGQTIFKDNNKDKWYLFLDSWPYHVRYTTDLDSSTQYMNNVLSSDQYALPPGPRHGTVIPISRAEYDALQEKYARKGPAPSTDPVVHYSFDANTVNGTMLNDISGNGHHATLVGGATINEEDRIGKTGGALELNGSTGYVKLPDDLIQSLNLEKATFSTWVQMDRNQANQRIFDFASDTGRQVNRNTMYLSTQGDTGSLEFAVVTPFTEKFSNDSTKLGSDYKYALRNAGLLPTKTWQHVAITMDEFDAVLYVNGQEVKRSSTFNVEPRMLLETTMNYIGKSRNGSHSLFDGKLDDFRIYNRALSVEEIATLADEDVTPPVEQPSGAELILHYDMNDIDGATVIDQTGNFNGKWMNPSKAEWIRTQNAGVLSFTGGTTNSYVELPQGVLDGLTDMTVSSIVNWSGKNAAEWLYALGRPDNNTHYTYFTPRYNANGLARLGIATNAWNNESSASTTGLKNNEWKVVTTVVSGTDGTLTLYIDGVAVASGSTNGMTIEQIKNTSGSSGTIGKSFYPADPYFGGMIADFQIYDGAMTAADITSLKAHSDQKIALMEGMLVSAATEKLTIHDLLAANASKDTIISNVTFPTSGAYGTTISWTSDKGNVISTTGAVTRPANAKGDQVVTLTAVFTDGTETVNKTFQLTVKALPNDLTSVDEAKAALVVHNINDVRGHITLPASGLYGTTITWASAQPNVVSVTGEVKRPAHGSGNVDVKLTATITLNAASTTKEFIAKVKERPADENYAGYFFTYFTGEGTATGEQVYFALSNGNDPLNWRELNDGKPVLTSTLGEKGVRDPFIIRSPEGDKFYMIATDLKINGNGNWGRAQTWGSRSIMVWESNDLVNWTDQRMVEVAPEEAGNTWAPEIMYDKTTGEYIVFWASRMFEDASHTGSAYQKMMYSKTRDFYTFTEPQVYLDYGYSIIDTTMIEHEGKVYRFTKDEQNNGASAPFGKMIFQEVGDSILDPAFKMINQGVGNIKWVEGPTIFKSNTDEKWYLFVDEFGGRGYVPFETTNLASGVWTLSSNYNLPASPRHGTVIPITQREYDALNGKNVPVSGISLDKTTLSIVEGQSGQLTATVAPANATKKAVTWSSSNTAVATVNATGQVTAVAPGTARITVTTVDGGFSSSATVTVTPLVDGTPQAPSSGDGNGGGDGNIPAPTVPTAPGGNEPVVMDNGQINIKPVVNESGTSEVKLSADTMKRALDQTTGGKLHMQVEADASLNGLTIELAVDARLTSGASMVDRIEINTGSAVVTVATELLGTGTSAGKTLGLSIKKIAANQLPAGAQAQLNGEVVYDIELTIDGKKLTEFDGRDDLVIELPYTLKANENPNNVVVYDVKDNGQLRVVMNGKYNAATGKVEFKPTYLSKYAVAYVATSFKDVTQDWAKDAISALGARGIVKGVGDGGFNPNGQVTRAEFITMLMIMFELSDENATTSFSDVKQGEWYHGNIATAQKLGIVNGKPNGRFGVHENITREDMAVMVYKAIQIKQLALASGEATAFKDEASIANYAKKAVEAIQGAGIINGVGNDEFAPKKNASRAEAAVMIYNVLGLI, from the coding sequence TTGAGTTTTGTTCTGCCATTTAACAATCAAGCTTCAGCGGACCCCGTAACACCAACGATGTTGGCACATTATCCATTGCTTGAGGATGTGCAGGATACATCCGGTAATGGCAAACATGGAACGGCTATAGGCAACATTACGTATGCTGATGGTCTTACTTTACCTGGAGGAACAGATAGTACTACGAACTACGTGCAGCTTCCTACTGGATTGTTTGATCATCAAGAAAATACAACGATTTCTGTATGGATCAAAAATAACACGGGGAGCGGGAACTACTCCGCATTATTCTACGGTACGCCAGCAGCTGAAAATAAATTACCAACGAATTACTGGATGTTTAATCCATCGAATCCAAGTGGTGATTTCAAGTCCGTATTTACGGATCGCAATAATATTGACCAGCCTTGGACGACAGAGGTAGGCGTATCAGGCACTTCTACGTCACAGTACGAAGGTCAATGGGTTCACTATACGACGGTCATCACAGAACGCTCTATTACAGGTTACATTAACGGTGTAAGCATAGGCACGGCCGCCAAAGAGAAAACAACAGCCAGCTTTGGTACGGATTTGCAAGCTTACATCGGTCGCTCCAATTATTCAGGGGATGCTACTTTTGCGGGCAGCTTTCAAGATTTGAGAATTTACGGAGAGGCACTAAATAATGAAGATATCGCTGTAGTATATGAACAATCGTTTAATGAAAAGCAAGTACAACAAGGCAAAATAGAGCTAACATTAGGTGATGTATCTGCCGTTACAGAATCTCTTGAACTACCTACTGAAGATAAGAATGGCGCAATGATATCATGGACTTCTAGTGATGAGAGTGCGATTAGTCCAACTGGGGAAGTGTTCTTACGAGAAATGAAGCAACAAGTCACGTTAACTGCAACCATTTCTTTGGGTGAAAGCCAGGTAACGAAGGAGTTCATGGTTACCTTACTACCTAAGGATGACTCTATTGAGCAGATTGCCGTTAAGAGTGTCTTGCTTAATGAACCTACATTTATTTTGTCAGTGGGGGACAGCGAGACATTAGTGGCTACGATTTCACCTTCAAATGCAACGAATAAAAGAGTCGTCTGGACATCTAGTGACTCCAGTGTAGCGATTGTCAATTCAACGGGTAAAGTTACAGCTGTTAGTGGAGGTACAGCCACAATTACGGTACAGACGGAAGATGGAGAGTTTACAGCTACATCAGCCGTTACGGTTAAAGGAAAATCGCTAAAAGATGATCTTATTCTTCATTACAACATGAAGACAACTGAAGAAGTAGACGGTCAACTCGTACTGAAGGATGTTGCCAACAAGGCAGTTACATTTGACGGAATATTTAGAAATCCAAACAATGGACAATTCATTTCAAACAGTGAGGTTGGCTTTATTTCCTTCAACGGTGGAAGCTCTACATCTAATAGTGGACATGTTGAGATTCCTAAGGGCTCAAATGGACTAGATCTACTACACGGTCTGAATGAGATTACAGTATCTTCAATCGTGAACTGGACGAATGATGGTACGAATCGCTGGATCTTCGGTTTGGGTACTGTATTAACACCAGAAACGAACAAATATTTCTTCGTAACGCCACGTCACGGTAGCGGATCAGGTAATATGATTGCTACAGGTATCTCCAAAAATGGCTGGCCGAACGAAGCATTAGTTACAGGTAGTGCAAACTCAAACCTGATCGGTGGGCAGTGGAAGAATGTAACGGTGTCCTTGTCCGAAGCTAGCAATAGGATAACGTTATTCGTGGATGGAGTTAAGGTTGCTTCAGGTAATACGAAGGGACTAAAGCTGTCAGAAATTATTAATCCGGATGCTACGTTCTCTGGCTTTATAGGTAAGTCCATCTTCGCCAACGATCCATATCTTCAAGGTAGCATGGCTGATTTCCGAGTATATGATCGTGCGTTGACGGAGCAAGAAATGAGCGAGTTATATCAACAAGAAGCAGCAACTCACATCTCCCAAATACGTCAGCTCACTGTTGATGATGCAGCGAATCAACTTGACATCGGTGATTACTTAGACGAGGCAGATCAGAGTGCTGACAAGATAACGAGAAACGTTAATTTACCAACAAGTGGTAAAAATGGCGTAAACATCACTTGGAGTTCTAGTCATCCTACTGTCATTTCTAACCATGGCACTGTACAGCGTCCGGCTGTTCAAGCAGGTGATGTTCAGGTAGAGCTTACGGCTACTTTAACGTATCAAGGCGTATCTACAACTGCTGTATTCCCTGTTACGATCTTGAAGCAATTCGATGATCAGCAGAAGGTTGATCTGGACGCTGAACAATTAGAGATCTACAACGCGGACAATGTTAAAGGGAACTTACGTCTTGTCACTACAGGTGAACAAGGCTCCACCATTACATGGACATCCAGCAGGCCGGCGGTTGTTAAAGGAACGGCTGAAGCGGCTGGTAACGCCACACAATTAGGCTGGGTGAGCCGTCAAGCTGCGGATATACCCGTTACGCTAATCGCTACGATTACGAATGGTGCAGCTTCTAAAGAGCTTACGTTTAACGTTACGATTAAACAAGCAATTGCGCCAGTTCAGCTTGATGCTTACTTCTTTGCGTACTTTACAGGTGAATATGAGGGTGGTGAAGAGATATCCTTTGCTACAGCTGAAGATCCATTGTTCTGGAAAGCGCTGAATAATGGTAAGTCGATCCTTCAATCCGATATGGGTGAAAAAGGACTTCGTGATCCATTCGTTATTCGGTCACCAGAAGGTGATAAATTCTATATGCTGGCAACCGATTTGAAAATGGGTGAAAGTACAAATTTTGACCAAGCTCAAATTACGGGTAGTCATTACATGATGATTTGGGAGTCGGAGGATCTCGTTCATTGGAGCGAGCAGCGCATGATCGAGGTTGCTCCTAAGACGGGAGGAAATACGTGGGCACCAGAAGCTATCTATGATCCAGTAACTGGAGAGTATATCGTATTTTGGGCATCATCGATGAAAAACACAGAGACATATGGTGATTATAACGGAAGACCTGCAGGTCAGTACAATGTGATGTACTACGCAACAACAAGAGACTTCTACAACTTCTCTGAGCCAAAGGTCATGATTGATGAGTCACTTCCGACAATTGATACAACGTTTATTGAGCATAATGATATGTTGTACCGATTCACCAAATCAGAAGTGAATACTAAAGTGTATGTGGAGAAAGCACCAACTTTTTACTATGACAAGGACAATATTGCAGCTAACGGCCTTCAATACGACGCTGTTCCGGGTACACGTGATAATAAACTTGGCTTGATCGGAAATAATGGAAACAACGAAGGGCAGACGATTTTTAAGGATAATAATAAAGACAAATGGTATCTGTTCCTTGATTCATGGCCATATCATGTCCGATATACAACAGATCTGGATAGTAGCACGCAATATATGAACAATGTATTAAGTAGTGATCAATATGCACTGCCGCCAGGACCACGACACGGAACGGTAATTCCAATCTCACGTGCAGAGTATGATGCTTTGCAAGAGAAGTATGCAAGGAAAGGTCCAGCACCATCAACAGACCCGGTTGTACATTACTCATTTGATGCAAATACAGTGAATGGTACAATGTTGAATGACATTTCTGGCAATGGTCATCACGCAACACTAGTAGGTGGAGCAACGATTAATGAAGAGGATCGTATCGGTAAAACGGGTGGTGCACTAGAGCTTAATGGATCAACAGGTTATGTGAAGCTGCCAGATGACTTGATTCAATCCTTGAATCTGGAGAAGGCTACGTTCTCTACATGGGTTCAAATGGACAGAAATCAAGCAAATCAAAGAATATTTGATTTTGCTTCCGACACAGGGAGACAGGTTAACCGCAACACCATGTACTTGAGCACACAAGGGGATACAGGTAGTCTAGAGTTTGCTGTCGTAACACCTTTTACAGAAAAATTTAGCAATGACAGCACGAAACTCGGATCAGATTATAAATATGCATTGAGAAATGCTGGACTATTACCAACGAAAACTTGGCAGCATGTTGCCATTACAATGGATGAATTTGATGCCGTATTGTATGTGAATGGTCAAGAGGTTAAACGTAGCTCGACATTTAACGTTGAGCCGAGAATGTTACTGGAAACAACGATGAATTATATTGGCAAATCGAGAAACGGCTCTCATAGTTTATTTGATGGTAAATTGGATGATTTCCGTATTTATAATCGTGCACTATCCGTTGAAGAGATTGCAACATTAGCTGATGAAGACGTTACTCCTCCAGTAGAGCAGCCATCTGGGGCAGAGCTCATTCTTCACTACGATATGAATGATATCGATGGTGCGACGGTTATTGACCAAACAGGAAACTTCAACGGAAAATGGATGAATCCGTCTAAAGCAGAATGGATTCGTACTCAAAATGCTGGTGTACTAAGCTTTACTGGTGGCACAACGAACTCTTATGTAGAACTGCCACAAGGAGTTCTCGATGGATTAACGGATATGACCGTTTCATCCATTGTGAACTGGAGCGGTAAAAACGCTGCAGAGTGGTTATATGCATTAGGAAGACCAGACAATAATACGCACTATACGTATTTCACACCACGTTATAACGCTAACGGTCTAGCTCGCCTAGGTATCGCGACGAATGCTTGGAATAACGAGTCATCAGCTTCTACCACGGGCTTAAAGAATAATGAATGGAAAGTCGTTACGACTGTTGTTTCAGGCACGGATGGTACACTAACGCTTTATATCGATGGTGTTGCAGTTGCATCAGGCTCAACGAATGGAATGACAATAGAACAAATAAAAAATACTTCTGGCAGTAGTGGAACCATCGGTAAGTCATTCTATCCAGCTGATCCATACTTCGGTGGTATGATTGCAGACTTCCAAATCTATGATGGTGCTATGACTGCGGCCGATATTACATCACTTAAGGCCCATTCAGATCAGAAGATTGCTTTGATGGAGGGCATGCTTGTATCGGCTGCGACGGAGAAATTAACGATTCATGATCTTCTTGCTGCTAATGCATCAAAAGATACGATTATAAGCAATGTCACATTTCCAACATCAGGTGCTTATGGCACAACAATAAGCTGGACTTCAGATAAAGGGAATGTCATCTCAACTACAGGTGCCGTAACCAGACCAGCTAACGCAAAAGGTGATCAAGTTGTAACGTTAACAGCAGTATTTACAGATGGTACAGAGACAGTTAACAAAACTTTTCAGTTGACGGTTAAGGCATTGCCAAACGATCTCACTTCTGTAGATGAAGCAAAAGCAGCACTAGTCGTTCATAACATTAATGATGTAAGAGGTCATATAACACTACCAGCATCTGGACTATACGGAACAACCATTACTTGGGCTTCTGCTCAACCGAACGTCGTTTCAGTTACTGGAGAAGTAAAACGTCCGGCACACGGTAGTGGAAATGTAGACGTGAAGCTTACAGCTACAATTACATTAAATGCAGCATCCACTACGAAGGAATTCATTGCGAAGGTGAAGGAACGGCCTGCTGATGAAAATTATGCGGGATACTTTTTCACATATTTCACTGGAGAAGGTACTGCAACAGGCGAGCAAGTTTACTTTGCACTAAGTAACGGTAATGATCCGTTGAACTGGCGAGAATTGAATGATGGTAAACCTGTGTTGACCTCTACCTTAGGGGAGAAGGGTGTACGTGATCCGTTCATTATTCGTTCGCCTGAAGGTGATAAGTTCTACATGATTGCTACCGATCTGAAAATTAACGGTAATGGTAACTGGGGCAGAGCACAGACATGGGGCAGTCGTTCCATTATGGTTTGGGAATCGAATGACCTGGTCAACTGGACAGATCAACGCATGGTAGAGGTTGCACCGGAAGAAGCGGGTAATACATGGGCACCAGAAATTATGTACGACAAAACAACAGGTGAGTATATCGTATTCTGGGCATCAAGAATGTTTGAGGATGCATCTCATACAGGCAGTGCTTATCAAAAAATGATGTATAGCAAGACAAGAGATTTCTATACGTTTACTGAACCGCAAGTATATTTGGATTATGGATATTCCATCATTGACACAACGATGATTGAGCATGAAGGAAAAGTGTATCGCTTTACGAAGGATGAGCAAAACAACGGAGCTTCTGCTCCATTTGGCAAGATGATCTTCCAAGAGGTGGGTGACTCGATCTTAGATCCAGCCTTCAAGATGATTAATCAAGGCGTTGGTAACATCAAATGGGTTGAGGGTCCAACGATCTTCAAATCGAATACAGATGAAAAATGGTATTTGTTCGTAGATGAGTTTGGTGGAAGAGGTTATGTTCCATTCGAGACAACTAATCTTGCATCAGGTGTCTGGACATTATCTTCTAACTACAACTTACCAGCTAGTCCGCGTCACGGAACGGTAATTCCAATTACACAACGTGAGTATGATGCACTCAATGGGAAGAACGTACCCGTTAGCGGAATTAGCTTGGACAAAACGACGTTGTCCATCGTAGAAGGTCAATCAGGGCAGTTGACAGCTACGGTAGCTCCAGCTAATGCAACGAAAAAAGCAGTAACATGGAGCTCAAGCAATACAGCTGTAGCCACTGTAAATGCGACAGGTCAAGTAACAGCGGTGGCACCAGGAACAGCAAGGATTACAGTAACTACAGTAGATGGTGGGTTTTCATCAAGCGCTACGGTAACGGTAACACCATTGGTTGATGGAACACCACAAGCACCAAGCAGTGGTGATGGAAATGGTGGCGGTGACGGTAACATTCCTGCACCTACAGTACCAACAGCTCCAGGTGGAAATGAGCCAGTGGTCATGGACAACGGCCAAATAAACATTAAACCAGTTGTAAATGAGAGCGGTACTTCTGAAGTGAAGTTAAGTGCGGATACAATGAAGCGTGCGCTTGATCAAACGACAGGCGGTAAGCTACACATGCAAGTTGAAGCTGATGCAAGCTTGAACGGGCTAACGATTGAGCTAGCCGTAGATGCGCGCTTAACAAGTGGAGCTTCTATGGTAGATCGCATCGAGATCAACACAGGCTCTGCAGTTGTAACAGTGGCAACCGAACTGCTTGGAACAGGAACAAGTGCGGGAAAAACGTTAGGATTGTCGATTAAGAAAATTGCAGCTAATCAACTGCCAGCTGGCGCACAAGCTCAGCTGAACGGTGAGGTCGTATACGATATTGAGCTAACGATTGATGGTAAGAAACTTACAGAGTTTGATGGCAGAGATGATCTCGTGATTGAATTGCCATACACACTAAAGGCTAACGAAAATCCAAACAACGTCGTTGTATACGATGTGAAGGACAACGGACAGCTAAGAGTGGTGATGAATGGTAAATACAATGCAGCGACAGGAAAAGTAGAGTTCAAGCCAACGTATCTAAGCAAGTATGCGGTAGCGTATGTTGCAACGAGCTTTAAGGATGTGACCCAAGATTGGGCGAAGGATGCGATCTCAGCATTGGGAGCAAGAGGCATTGTGAAGGGTGTAGGCGACGGTGGGTTTAATCCGAATGGTCAAGTGACAAGAGCAGAATTCATCACCATGCTGATGATTATGTTTGAACTATCGGATGAGAACGCAACGACAAGTTTTAGTGATGTGAAGCAAGGAGAATGGTACCATGGAAATATCGCAACCGCGCAGAAGCTGGGGATTGTGAACGGGAAACCAAATGGACGATTCGGAGTTCATGAGAACATTACGCGAGAAGATATGGCGGTTATGGTATACAAGGCGATCCAAATTAAGCAACTAGCGTTAGCAAGTGGTGAAGCTACAGCCTTCAAGGATGAAGCAAGCATCGCAAACTACGCGAAGAAAGCGGTAGAGGCAATACAGGGAGCAGGCATAATAAACGGTGTAGGTAACGATGAGTTTGCGCCGAAGAAGAATGCTAGCCGTGCAGAAGCAGCAGTGATGATCTATAATGTGTTGGGTTTGATATAG